The following coding sequences lie in one Proteiniborus ethanoligenes genomic window:
- the ftsH gene encoding ATP-dependent zinc metalloprotease FtsH, whose product MKKKITFLIMIVCFAFSSFLVYDKCFSGMSLNNVSSGDRLFVWTITLIVLIYYLRLDSKPSLVPASFSSEKKKTDDMSSENNKPSVSFKDVAGLDEVKEELKEIIDFINNSEKYNKMGAKIPRGVLFYGPPGTGKTLLAKAVAGETNSTFLYASGSEFVEKYVGVGAKRVRTLFEKAKKDAPSIVFIDEIDAIGSKRNSDSNNEKDQTLNQLLVEMDGFYRSQTVIVIGATNRLDLLDEALLRPGRFDRHIYVGNPNVKARKEIFGVHTKDKPLDASIDIEDLARKTHGFSGAQLANIANEAAIIAVRNKKKVIDINDFNSAIERVVAGLEVKNPSVLEKERVIVASHEAGHALVGKILNVDMIQKVSIVPRGQALGYVLRVPDEDRYLLTKDELYSKIKVLLAGRAAEYVVFGEITTGAKDDLTKATEIAQEMVCSYGMSSLGNISIKEQYMQYAFAKIDREVKKILNSCYDEALKIVQDNKSMLTIISQYLLDNENMTGDELDYIFEQNNPSHVLAT is encoded by the coding sequence TTGAAGAAGAAAATAACATTTTTAATAATGATAGTTTGCTTCGCTTTTTCTAGTTTTTTAGTATATGACAAGTGTTTTTCAGGTATGAGTTTAAATAATGTTTCCAGTGGAGATAGGCTGTTTGTATGGACTATAACCCTAATAGTATTGATATATTATTTAAGGTTAGATTCTAAGCCGTCACTAGTACCTGCTTCTTTTAGTAGTGAAAAAAAGAAAACTGATGATATGTCTAGTGAAAATAATAAACCTAGTGTGTCCTTTAAGGATGTTGCAGGATTAGATGAAGTCAAAGAAGAGCTTAAGGAAATCATAGACTTCATTAACAATTCAGAAAAATACAATAAAATGGGAGCTAAAATTCCTAGAGGAGTATTATTTTATGGTCCTCCAGGTACGGGCAAAACTCTGCTAGCAAAAGCAGTAGCTGGAGAAACAAACTCTACCTTCTTATATGCAAGCGGCTCTGAATTTGTTGAAAAATATGTTGGAGTAGGAGCAAAAAGAGTTCGTACTCTGTTTGAAAAGGCTAAAAAGGATGCCCCTAGTATTGTATTTATAGATGAAATCGATGCTATTGGCTCTAAAAGAAATTCAGATAGTAATAATGAAAAGGATCAAACTTTAAATCAGCTTCTTGTTGAAATGGATGGATTCTATAGATCGCAAACAGTAATAGTTATAGGTGCTACTAACCGTCTAGATTTATTAGACGAAGCTCTTTTAAGACCTGGTAGATTTGATAGACACATATATGTAGGTAATCCTAATGTAAAGGCTAGAAAAGAAATATTTGGCGTTCATACTAAAGATAAACCATTAGATGCAAGTATAGACATAGAGGACTTAGCTAGAAAGACACATGGTTTTTCAGGTGCACAGCTAGCTAATATTGCAAACGAAGCAGCCATAATAGCCGTAAGGAATAAAAAGAAAGTAATAGATATAAATGATTTCAATTCTGCTATCGAAAGGGTAGTAGCAGGATTAGAGGTAAAGAATCCTTCTGTGTTAGAAAAAGAGAGAGTTATAGTAGCCAGCCACGAAGCAGGCCATGCATTAGTGGGTAAAATATTAAATGTCGATATGATTCAAAAAGTATCAATTGTACCTAGAGGTCAAGCATTAGGCTACGTTCTTAGAGTGCCTGATGAAGATAGATATCTACTAACTAAAGATGAGCTTTATAGTAAGATAAAGGTCCTACTTGCGGGAAGGGCTGCTGAATACGTTGTTTTCGGTGAAATAACTACAGGCGCAAAGGATGATCTCACAAAAGCAACAGAAATTGCCCAGGAAATGGTTTGTAGCTATGGAATGAGCTCTCTAGGGAATATATCTATAAAAGAACAGTATATGCAATACGCCTTTGCTAAGATTGATAGAGAAGTTAAGAAAATACTCAATAGCTGTTACGATGAAGCTTTGAA